One Phyllopteryx taeniolatus isolate TA_2022b chromosome 3, UOR_Ptae_1.2, whole genome shotgun sequence genomic window, CAAAAAAACTTGACAATTTTAGCGTCGGGTATACTTACTTGCCCcactccccggctcggcgcctgtacgttggcgttcaccccggtggacgagagggtagcctccctccaccttttggggtgggggtgggggtcctGACTGtagtttgtgcctatgcaccaaacagcagttcagaatacccaccctttttggagtccttggagggggtgctggagagcgctcccgctggggaatTCATCggtctgctgggggacttcaatgctgacgtgggcaatgacaagtGGACAGACAAGtggctttctcagaagccgcaggaagtacatcctctgctgggcctttttgaggacggagttgatgttggtcgcccacttcaggtcctgagagattgtaattcccaggaacttgaaggtctcgacgttTGACACCTGGCACCTGGACAGCGTGAGGTGagaggcagctgtggcgaaggatgcctcctgaagtccacgatcatctctacagtcttgagcgtgttcagctccaggttgtgtcggccgcaccacagctccagccgctccgcttcctgtcgatatgcagactcgtcaccgtccttgatgaggccgatgacagtggtgtcatctgcaaacttcaggagtttgacagtcgggttcgctgatgtgcagtcgttcgtgtagagagagaagagcagcggagagaggacacaaccttggggcgccccagtgctgatgctgcgtgtggatgaggtggcctcccccagcctgacctgctgtgtcctgcccgtcagaaagctgtaaatccactggcagatggcaggtgagacgctgagctggagaagcttggatgaaaggagttcagggatgatggtgttgaacgctgagctgaagtccacgaacaggatcctcgcgtaggtccctgcactgtcgaggtgttctaggatgaagtgcagtcccatgttgactgcatcatccgcagatctgttcgcttggtaggcaaactgcagggggtccagcaggggacctgtgacactcttgaggtggtccagcacgagacgttcaaagaacttcatgaccacagatgtcaaagcgacaggcctgtagtcattcagaccagagattgcaggtttcttggggactggaatgatggtggagcgtttgaaacaggatggaacttcgcacatttccagagatctgttgaagatctgagtgaagactggagcgagctggtccgcacagactttgaggcaggatggggacacgtggtccgggcctgccgctttgttaatcttttgttgttttcaagatgcgtctcacatcctgttcagggATGGTTAACggagaggtcagaggtgtgattgtggtcgcaggtgcggccgggtgggtgtgtggtgtgaaactgtccttttcaaatctgcagtagaaggtattcaagtcgttggctagtgtgctattgttctcagcttggggggatcgtcgcttgtaattagtcagcgattggaatgcatgccagactgatttagagtcgtttgcgctaaacttatttttcaactttgctgtatagatcctctttgcaatgttaatttctttagtcagctggtttctagctcgattatacagggccctgtccccgctcggatatgcgtcctccttagcttggcgaagctgctcaagtttagcagtgaaccacggcttattgttgttgaatgtgctaaatgattttgttggtacacggacctcttcacagaaactgatataggatgtgacagtgtccgtatatttgTAAAGTCAGCATTTGTATTGGATTTCATCCCATTGTGCGGGGGGGGGTCACAAATAATGTTGTGTTAACTTCCATGCATTTTTCTGTCCGCATTCTCAAAAGTTCACCTCTTCATCCAGGAGCAGTTGAACCCGGCGTGCACCCTGTGCTTGTTTATTATCAAGAAACTGGAGACTCTGTTGCCCCAAAATATGACTGAGGTTTGGTTTCGTATCTATTCTTTGGCTTTGTCCGTCCTAAATCTTGATTGCGTCTGATGTCTGTCATCTTCTCTCCTTCCTGCAGGACGCTTTGATGAAGCTCATGGGCGAGGTCTGCGATCTCCTCCCTCAGAGCTACAAGGACGACTGCGACAACTTTGTCGACAAATACGGCGTACAGATAGTGGAGTTCCTGCTGTCTTCGGCCGCCCCTCACACCATTTGCACGCTGCTGCACATCTGTTTGTTCAGGGACTCTCCTGCTCCAGGTCAGTTGCAGCTTGCTTGAAAGGATCTATGAACATCGGCAACGTTCTCGCCATGTTACGATGCCGTGATGACTTCCCAGAGGCGCCCGTCCCGTCCGACTGCGATTCCTGCCGTACGCTGGCCGCGCTGAGCCGACTTCGACTGGCCGTCAACGCCACTAAGCCTAAGACGTCGTCTTTCCTCGAGTCAGTGTGCGGTCATCACCCCAATGCCATCCCAAAGGTGTGCGTGCCTCAAATGCTTCCAACTTACCTTTGTTCTGGGCTCAAATGTTCTTACATGGTTTGTAAGGTACTCCGGCAACCTCCCAGGCTCCATAAAATGCATGTTGCATCAATTGGAGACGtcaaattgttcataggtgtgaatggttgtcttgtCTCTCCAGCCCCGCTTTCGTTGCTTGtaaaagtcttctttttttttttcctccaccttTTTGTTCAAGTTGCTGTTCTATATAAACAGCATTCACACTAATTGAGGGGACTTAAAGTCATCACTAAACCATAACACCTTTGGagatattatcaaatatttccCATTGCATGAATAAGCAATTAGTCACCATTGTCTTTTCAGTGTGAGGAGTTCACCAGAATCTACGGCGCAAGACTGCAGCAGTTTTTGGGAAAGGAGGTGGACCATAAAGACATTTGTGAAGTAAGTGTAAAGGGCAACCCACTTGACGGGAATTAAGTTACATTAGTCTTGAAAAGTCAGTTACGATGCATCAAACATATTGTGCAGTTTGTTGTCACTTTTGTTTGCCGTTCAGAGAGCTGATCTGTGCACTGCAAAGAAGTCCGAGCTGCTGGGAAGCAACCCTTGCACTTGGGGGCCAAGCTACTGGtgcagaaacacaaacacagctcACAAGTGCGGTGTAAGTTATAGATTCACACACATTCCTCAATTATTAACTACAGAGCACAAAGTGCAGGGGAGAGTGACGTCAACGTCGACTTTAAGCCGCACAAAGCTCTGTGTAGGGACGCTAATGGAAGGGTGGGGCCTTCGCTATGTGGCAGTATTGT contains:
- the sftpbb gene encoding surfactant protein Bb isoform X1; amino-acid sequence: MSALWILLVVIAASLCPGDSMFIKDPLAFVNHNTLKAICSECKQIIQRSANMIPSVDSKGRMYETLLALCQHLPDKQALECDSQLKMYLPKILLQPPGDGEVEDTCSAFGLCAVLKDEEEVALPHQDAEEDVPALTNTHVQEQLNPACTLCLFIIKKLETLLPQNMTEDALMKLMGEVCDLLPQSYKDDCDNFVDKYGVQIVEFLLSSAAPHTICTLLHICLFRDSPAPEAPVPSDCDSCRTLAALSRLRLAVNATKPKTSSFLESVCGHHPNAIPKCEEFTRIYGARLQQFLGKEVDHKDICERADLCTAKKSELLGSNPCTWGPSYWCRNTNTAHKCGNVAFCEKHMWKK
- the sftpbb gene encoding surfactant protein Bb isoform X2 encodes the protein MSALWILLVVIAASLCPGDSMFIKDPLAFVNHNTLAICSECKQIIQRSANMIPSVDSKGRMYETLLALCQHLPDKQALECDSQLKMYLPKILLQPPGDGEVEDTCSAFGLCAVLKDEEEVALPHQDAEEDVPALTNTHVQEQLNPACTLCLFIIKKLETLLPQNMTEDALMKLMGEVCDLLPQSYKDDCDNFVDKYGVQIVEFLLSSAAPHTICTLLHICLFRDSPAPEAPVPSDCDSCRTLAALSRLRLAVNATKPKTSSFLESVCGHHPNAIPKCEEFTRIYGARLQQFLGKEVDHKDICERADLCTAKKSELLGSNPCTWGPSYWCRNTNTAHKCGNVAFCEKHMWKK